In Chloroflexota bacterium, a single genomic region encodes these proteins:
- a CDS encoding ester cyclase, whose product MAHHGNNVAEQFVAAWNKGDLEGALALMDDNVVDHNPVPGQKPGKTGAREALGVFMAAFPDLKFQEQVVVVEGDRVADHGIARGTHKGSLMGIPATGKSVEFQYSDVYRVANGKIAEVWHVEDIPTVMRQIGAMPAPK is encoded by the coding sequence ATGGCACACCACGGAAATAATGTTGCGGAACAGTTTGTCGCCGCATGGAACAAAGGCGACCTCGAAGGCGCGTTGGCGCTCATGGATGACAATGTCGTGGATCACAATCCCGTGCCAGGGCAAAAGCCCGGCAAAACCGGCGCGCGTGAAGCGCTCGGCGTTTTCATGGCGGCATTTCCCGATCTAAAGTTTCAGGAACAAGTCGTCGTCGTCGAAGGCGATCGGGTTGCCGATCACGGGATCGCGCGCGGAACACACAAGGGAAGTTTGATGGGAATTCCGGCGACCGGTAAATCCGTCGAATTCCAGTACTCGGACGTTTATCGCGTCGCAAATGGCAAGATCGCTGAAGTGTGGCACGTCGAAGATATTCCCACTGTGATGCGGCAAATCGGCGCGATGCCCGCGCCCAAATAA
- a CDS encoding DedA family protein — translation MAFEEFLAGYGLAAIFCLMLVKGIGIPVPIPADLIMLTAAAQVALGRFVLWQAFLVILVAMVAGGSAQFFLARILGRRFLYRVGRYIGLTAERLDRVSTTMRKSGPVSLAIILVTPGVRTAGVPAAGLAGLSYATFLAGATLGSAAFLTLHFAIGYLGGTILGALTNAATMPMLLALFAFALIGLAGWMFLRRRTSNATLERVGDFVDAACPVCLAIGTVEHFRSTANASVPSSP, via the coding sequence ATGGCGTTTGAAGAATTTCTCGCGGGGTACGGTCTCGCCGCGATATTTTGCTTGATGCTCGTCAAAGGAATCGGCATTCCGGTGCCGATTCCTGCCGACTTGATTATGCTCACTGCCGCCGCCCAGGTCGCGCTGGGACGCTTTGTATTGTGGCAAGCGTTTCTCGTGATTCTGGTCGCGATGGTCGCGGGCGGCTCGGCGCAGTTCTTTCTCGCGCGCATCCTGGGTCGGCGATTTCTCTATCGCGTGGGGCGTTACATCGGCTTGACCGCCGAGCGGCTCGACCGCGTTTCGACAACGATGCGAAAAAGCGGACCGGTCTCGCTTGCCATCATCCTCGTTACGCCAGGCGTTCGCACGGCGGGAGTGCCAGCGGCAGGTCTCGCCGGTCTATCCTACGCAACGTTCCTCGCCGGCGCGACGCTGGGCAGCGCCGCATTTCTCACCTTGCATTTTGCGATTGGGTACCTCGGTGGAACGATCCTCGGCGCGTTGACGAACGCGGCGACCATGCCGATGCTCTTGGCGTTGTTCGCGTTCGCGCTCATCGGCTTGGCGGGCTGGATGTTCTTGCGTCGTCGTACATCGAACGCCACGCTCGAACGCGTGGGCGATTTTGTGGACGCAGCTTGTCCGGTTTGTTTAGCGATCGGCACGGTTGAACATTTCCGTAGCACCGCGAATGCGTCTGTTCCATCGTCGCCGTGA
- a CDS encoding acyl carrier protein, with the protein MAENTVFEQVKAIIVDKLGVDGSKVTPEARFREELEADSLDLVELIMEFEEKFGGEISDDEAQKITTVGEAVRYLESHMGK; encoded by the coding sequence ATGGCAGAGAACACAGTCTTCGAACAAGTTAAAGCAATTATCGTGGACAAACTCGGCGTGGACGGATCCAAGGTCACGCCCGAAGCGCGCTTTCGTGAGGAACTCGAAGCCGATTCGCTCGATCTCGTCGAATTGATCATGGAGTTTGAAGAAAAATTCGGCGGCGAGATTTCCGACGACGAAGCGCAAAAGATCACCACCGTCGGCGAAGCCGTCAGGTATCTCGAATCGCACATGGGCAAATAA
- a CDS encoding cyclase, translating into MPYVLVQVKFEDYAKWKSGFAEAGTLRKAYSSKGVRVFRNTAKPNEAVIVGEYQDLERARQLFQSAEFRQATQRAGVVGTPEVTFLDEVDQLPA; encoded by the coding sequence ATGCCGTACGTTCTCGTCCAAGTTAAATTCGAAGACTATGCCAAGTGGAAGTCCGGGTTTGCCGAAGCCGGGACTCTTCGCAAAGCATATAGTTCCAAGGGAGTTCGCGTTTTTCGCAATACCGCCAAGCCCAACGAAGCCGTGATCGTTGGCGAATACCAAGACCTGGAGCGCGCCCGTCAATTATTCCAGTCCGCCGAATTTCGCCAGGCGACCCAACGCGCGGGTGTGGTAGGCACACCGGAAGTGACTTTTCTAGACGAGGTAGACCAACTACCCGCGTGA